One Festucalex cinctus isolate MCC-2025b chromosome 1, RoL_Fcin_1.0, whole genome shotgun sequence genomic region harbors:
- the LOC144018950 gene encoding KN motif and ankyrin repeat domain-containing protein 4-like isoform X1 — MTERHNGNKQPTKASESAIKGKLPYSVETPYGFRLDLDFLKYVDDIEKGRTIKRISIQRHNKGPRASTLPRHLNTSGYGYRPSPWGSTGALGPRSRLSDDHHHGSNSWLHDYRSSILPRGRAEIEAKIREFDEQPLGEHIRPHLLRASSLPLTVLLRQGLEATEESRSLRSSRGHLGDRNKSCEDIFDSPESPQTQDYSGLLRRLRDALEHVEELEREVRVIPDLRAQICLLQEEKEMLRSQMQPLSLNGTNGTHYDNKSSRYEQFSSSSQDCNPTHEWRMSTDLDELLTVTSLQAKVAMLEQKLQETELDLQRVAGRLRQQQNESKSKDEQIKRLVANPGVWVHAERVVVDQEEDEIRVISKSTNGESAHLKDDGESHESCLPMEVSVDILDTSVAVHHINKIKRLLDQQWECLSAADEEKRPEVISLQQEIMGLINILTSHYAQDGHNNGHTVHHGGDLIKEECKQNALDRPVGQGYAPHMACCFEQEEKGIKPWEMAATQVEAEQEKTGTEERRQMISHGSRSGRTDGGAASAGADTPTEMSKMKSQPQGKQMEGSSGSKTTTQGSETVNADFMSACHFLNEHMDNIENPTNDTRRALVVLFQDWFSTAAEESSVARKVAVYLREVKKETPSLLAFLINLADDNGNTVLHYSISHCNYDIVSLLLDTGVCDVNFQNKAGYTSVMLASLTAPENPGDMGVVRRLMELGNINIRSSQTGQTALHLAVRHGRVVMVRLLLSCGADANIQDAQRTTALMFAAERGYTHIARLLLERTQCDLTLTDQSGRTALAIAMLGSHSDTAALLQAHAKARALS, encoded by the exons ATGACGGAAAGACATAATG GTAATAAGCAACCAACCAAAGCTTCAGAAAGTGCCATTAAAGGCAAACTTCCATATTCAGTGGAAACCCCGTATGGATTCCGCCTCGACTTGGACTTCCTGAAGTATGTTGATGATATTGAGAAAGGGAGAACCATAAAAAGAATTTCTATCCAGCGCCACAATAAAGGCCCCCGGGCTAGTACCCTTCCTCGGCACCTTAATACATCAGGGTATGGTTACCGTCCAAGCCCCTGGGGATCAACCGGAGCGCTTGGCCCCAGGTCTCGACTGTCCGATGACCACCATCATGGCTCCAATTCCTGGTTGCACGACTACAGGTCGTCCATTTTGCCACGAGGCCGAGCAGAAATTGAGGCCAAAATCCGAGAGTTTGATGAGCAACCTTTAGGTGAGCATATCCGACCGCATCTCCTCCGGGCCTCCAGTCTGCCTCTTACGGTGCTTTTGAGGCAAGGATTGGAGGCAACGGAGGAGTCCAGAAGCCTAAGAAGTTCAAGGGGTCACCTTGGAGACAGAAACAAGTCTTGTGAAGACATCTTTGACTCCCCAGAGAGTCCTCAAACCCAGGATTACTCAGGCCTGTTGAGACGCCTGAGAGATGCCTTGGAGCATGTGGAGGAGCTGGAGAGGGAGGTACGGGTTATTCCAGACCTCAGAGCACAGATCTGTCTGCTGCAGGAGGAAAAAGAAATGCTGAGATCACAAATGCAACCTCTCTCGCTAAATGGGACCAATGGGACCCATTACGACAATAAAAGCTCACGGTATGAACaatttagtagtagtagtcaagATTGTAATCCTACGCATGAGTGGAGGATGAGCACGGATCTTGATGAGCTGCTGACGGTGACGTCACTCCAAGCTAAGGTCGCCATGTTGGAACAGAAGCTGCAAGAGACAGAGTTGGACCTTCAGAGGGTCGCAGGGCGGCTGAGGCAGCAGCAAAACGAAAGCAAAAGTAAAGATGAACAGATTAAACGCCTTGTTGCAAATCCTGGGGTGTGGGTCCATGCAGAGAGGGTGGTAGTAGACCAGGAGGAGGATGAGATCAGGGTGATATCAAAAAGCACCAATGGAGAAAGTGCTCATCTCAAAGATGATGGTGAATCCCATGAAAGTTGTCTGCCGATGGAAGTTTCCGTTGACATTCTAGACACGTCTGTGGCCGTCCACCACATAAATAAGATCAAGCGACTCCTGGATCAGCAGTGGGAGTGTTTGAGTGCGGCAGACGAAGAGAAACGCCCTGAAGTTATCTCCCTCCAGCAGGAGATAATGGGACTCATCAACATCCTTACCTCCCACTACGCTCAGGACGGACACAACAATGGACACACCGTTCATCATGGAGGTGACCTCATCAAGGAAGA ATGCAAACAAAATGCTCTTGACCGTCCAGTTGGTCAGGGATATGCGCCGCATATGGCTTGCTGTTTCGAGCAGGAAGAGAAAGGCATCAAGCCTTGGGAGATGGCTGCAACCCAAGTGGAAGCAGAACAGGAAAAGACAGGGACGGAGGAAAGGAGGCAAATGATCTCGCATGGATCGAGATCGGGGAGGACAGATGGAGGGGCGGCATCTGCTGGGGCTGATACTCCAACGGAAATGTCCAAGATGAAATCTCAGCCCCAAGGAAAACAGATGGAGGGCAGTTCTGGATCCAAGACAACAACTCAAGGCAG TGAGACAGTAAATGCCGACTTCATGTCAGCTTGTCACTTCCTCAACGAGCATATGGACAACATTGAGAACCCTACCAATGACACA CGGAGGGCCCTTGTCGTGCTTTTCCAGGACTGGTTTAGCACAGCAGCAGAGGAGAGTTCTGTGGCCAGAAAAGTAGCTGTGTACTTGAGGGAGGTAAAAAAGGAAACACCTTCACTTTTGGCCTTCCTCATCAACCTGGCCGATGATAACGGCAACACAGTCCTCCATTACAGTATTTCCCACTGCAACTACGATATCGTCAGTCTGCTGCTGGACACAG GAGTATGTGACGTTAATTTCCAGAACAAAGCAGGATACACATCAGTCATGCTGGCCTCACTCACAGCCCCTGAAAATCCTGGCGACATGGGAGTGGTCCGCAGGCTGATGGAGCTTGGCAACATTAACATCAGATCTAGCCAG ACAGGCCAGACGGCTTTGCATTTGGCTGTGAGACACGGGCGGGTGGTGATGGTTCGCCTGCTGCTGAGCTGCGGCGCGGACGCTAACATCCAGGACGCTCAGAGAACCACGGCTCTCATGTTTGCCGCTGAGAGAGGCTACACGCACATCGCAAGACTGCTGCTGGAGAGGACCCAGTGCGATCTGACCCTGACTGATCAG agTGGTCGTACTGCTCTCGCCATCGCCATGCTCGGCTCCCACAGTGACACGGCCGCCCTCCTGCAAGCCCACGCGAAGGCTCGAGCTCTGTCGTGA
- the LOC144018950 gene encoding KN motif and ankyrin repeat domain-containing protein 2-like isoform X2 → MTERHNGNKQPTKASESAIKGKLPYSVETPYGFRLDLDFLKYVDDIEKGRTIKRISIQRHNKGPRASTLPRHLNTSGYGYRPSPWGSTGALGPRSRLSDDHHHGSNSWLHDYRSSILPRGRAEIEAKIREFDEQPLESPQTQDYSGLLRRLRDALEHVEELEREVRVIPDLRAQICLLQEEKEMLRSQMQPLSLNGTNGTHYDNKSSRYEQFSSSSQDCNPTHEWRMSTDLDELLTVTSLQAKVAMLEQKLQETELDLQRVAGRLRQQQNESKSKDEQIKRLVANPGVWVHAERVVVDQEEDEIRVISKSTNGESAHLKDDGESHESCLPMEVSVDILDTSVAVHHINKIKRLLDQQWECLSAADEEKRPEVISLQQEIMGLINILTSHYAQDGHNNGHTVHHGGDLIKEECKQNALDRPVGQGYAPHMACCFEQEEKGIKPWEMAATQVEAEQEKTGTEERRQMISHGSRSGRTDGGAASAGADTPTEMSKMKSQPQGKQMEGSSGSKTTTQGSETVNADFMSACHFLNEHMDNIENPTNDTRRALVVLFQDWFSTAAEESSVARKVAVYLREVKKETPSLLAFLINLADDNGNTVLHYSISHCNYDIVSLLLDTGVCDVNFQNKAGYTSVMLASLTAPENPGDMGVVRRLMELGNINIRSSQTGQTALHLAVRHGRVVMVRLLLSCGADANIQDAQRTTALMFAAERGYTHIARLLLERTQCDLTLTDQSGRTALAIAMLGSHSDTAALLQAHAKARALS, encoded by the exons ATGACGGAAAGACATAATG GTAATAAGCAACCAACCAAAGCTTCAGAAAGTGCCATTAAAGGCAAACTTCCATATTCAGTGGAAACCCCGTATGGATTCCGCCTCGACTTGGACTTCCTGAAGTATGTTGATGATATTGAGAAAGGGAGAACCATAAAAAGAATTTCTATCCAGCGCCACAATAAAGGCCCCCGGGCTAGTACCCTTCCTCGGCACCTTAATACATCAGGGTATGGTTACCGTCCAAGCCCCTGGGGATCAACCGGAGCGCTTGGCCCCAGGTCTCGACTGTCCGATGACCACCATCATGGCTCCAATTCCTGGTTGCACGACTACAGGTCGTCCATTTTGCCACGAGGCCGAGCAGAAATTGAGGCCAAAATCCGAGAGTTTGATGAGCAACCTTTAG AGAGTCCTCAAACCCAGGATTACTCAGGCCTGTTGAGACGCCTGAGAGATGCCTTGGAGCATGTGGAGGAGCTGGAGAGGGAGGTACGGGTTATTCCAGACCTCAGAGCACAGATCTGTCTGCTGCAGGAGGAAAAAGAAATGCTGAGATCACAAATGCAACCTCTCTCGCTAAATGGGACCAATGGGACCCATTACGACAATAAAAGCTCACGGTATGAACaatttagtagtagtagtcaagATTGTAATCCTACGCATGAGTGGAGGATGAGCACGGATCTTGATGAGCTGCTGACGGTGACGTCACTCCAAGCTAAGGTCGCCATGTTGGAACAGAAGCTGCAAGAGACAGAGTTGGACCTTCAGAGGGTCGCAGGGCGGCTGAGGCAGCAGCAAAACGAAAGCAAAAGTAAAGATGAACAGATTAAACGCCTTGTTGCAAATCCTGGGGTGTGGGTCCATGCAGAGAGGGTGGTAGTAGACCAGGAGGAGGATGAGATCAGGGTGATATCAAAAAGCACCAATGGAGAAAGTGCTCATCTCAAAGATGATGGTGAATCCCATGAAAGTTGTCTGCCGATGGAAGTTTCCGTTGACATTCTAGACACGTCTGTGGCCGTCCACCACATAAATAAGATCAAGCGACTCCTGGATCAGCAGTGGGAGTGTTTGAGTGCGGCAGACGAAGAGAAACGCCCTGAAGTTATCTCCCTCCAGCAGGAGATAATGGGACTCATCAACATCCTTACCTCCCACTACGCTCAGGACGGACACAACAATGGACACACCGTTCATCATGGAGGTGACCTCATCAAGGAAGA ATGCAAACAAAATGCTCTTGACCGTCCAGTTGGTCAGGGATATGCGCCGCATATGGCTTGCTGTTTCGAGCAGGAAGAGAAAGGCATCAAGCCTTGGGAGATGGCTGCAACCCAAGTGGAAGCAGAACAGGAAAAGACAGGGACGGAGGAAAGGAGGCAAATGATCTCGCATGGATCGAGATCGGGGAGGACAGATGGAGGGGCGGCATCTGCTGGGGCTGATACTCCAACGGAAATGTCCAAGATGAAATCTCAGCCCCAAGGAAAACAGATGGAGGGCAGTTCTGGATCCAAGACAACAACTCAAGGCAG TGAGACAGTAAATGCCGACTTCATGTCAGCTTGTCACTTCCTCAACGAGCATATGGACAACATTGAGAACCCTACCAATGACACA CGGAGGGCCCTTGTCGTGCTTTTCCAGGACTGGTTTAGCACAGCAGCAGAGGAGAGTTCTGTGGCCAGAAAAGTAGCTGTGTACTTGAGGGAGGTAAAAAAGGAAACACCTTCACTTTTGGCCTTCCTCATCAACCTGGCCGATGATAACGGCAACACAGTCCTCCATTACAGTATTTCCCACTGCAACTACGATATCGTCAGTCTGCTGCTGGACACAG GAGTATGTGACGTTAATTTCCAGAACAAAGCAGGATACACATCAGTCATGCTGGCCTCACTCACAGCCCCTGAAAATCCTGGCGACATGGGAGTGGTCCGCAGGCTGATGGAGCTTGGCAACATTAACATCAGATCTAGCCAG ACAGGCCAGACGGCTTTGCATTTGGCTGTGAGACACGGGCGGGTGGTGATGGTTCGCCTGCTGCTGAGCTGCGGCGCGGACGCTAACATCCAGGACGCTCAGAGAACCACGGCTCTCATGTTTGCCGCTGAGAGAGGCTACACGCACATCGCAAGACTGCTGCTGGAGAGGACCCAGTGCGATCTGACCCTGACTGATCAG agTGGTCGTACTGCTCTCGCCATCGCCATGCTCGGCTCCCACAGTGACACGGCCGCCCTCCTGCAAGCCCACGCGAAGGCTCGAGCTCTGTCGTGA